TTGATTCCAAATTTTTCAACAAATATTCAACTATAAATATAGGTTCTCTCAGCATATAGCTACTCACACTTCAGCTTTAAATCTTAGTTACTTACTCATTAGTCATAACAAAGATGGGAATAAGAATGGCTTCTTATGCTGCGTTTCTATTGCTATGCATGGCTTTTATGAGCTTCACAATTGAAGCCATGAATGTTTCTTATGATGGAAGAGCTATCACTttcaatggaaaaagaaaaatcttatTTTCTGGCTCCATTCATTATCCACGTAGTACTGCTGAGGTAATTaatgcataatcataattaattatcaaataatTATCCTGTTTGtaattatttacaaattttTGGTATAACTAATTATAATGCAAATAaaacttattatatattaatttttttttgttgtattatttattataacaGATGTGGCCATCACTGATCAAGAAAGCCAAAGAAGGTGGACTTGATGTTATTGAAACCTATGTCTTTTGGAACTCTCATGAACCTCATTATCGTCaggtatatattttaataattttccgaaatagaaatatttatttttaaatattttggttttgaaattatattttcttttattttttaatgctaaatatattctattttgttttgtaGTATGACTTTACTGGGAATCTGGATTTAGTGAGGTTTATTAAAACAGTCCAAAATGAAGGTCTTAAAGCCATGCTTCGTATTGGTCCATATGTTTGTGCAGAATGGAATTATgggtaaaattatttatatattaattttacacAATTAagcataatatatttattattttgaattatatgatcgattttctttttaatttttttaaatctctCATCAGTGGATTCCCAGTGTGGTTGCACAATATTCCTGGCATTGAATTTAGGACGAACAATGCTCAATTCGAGGTACGTCATATTACTATATTAtagtattataattttatttaatgaagTATAAATTTGAGTTCTATaatctaatttttgtttaattatttttgcagCATGAGATGAAAAACTTCACAACCTTGATTGTGGACATGATGAACCATGAGAAGCTTTTTGCATCACAAGGAGGACCTATTATTCTTGCtcaggttttttttttctttcttaatttttattaatttatttaattttagttcttATGATTcacattataataataataatatattttttttattttgtgttaatTAACAGATCGAAAATGAGTATGGAAATATTATGAGTTCTTATGGTGATGATGGAAAAAAATATGTTGATTGGTGTGCAAACTTGGCTCAATCTTATCAAGTTGGTATTCCATGGGTTATGTGCCAACAAGATGATGCTCCAGATCCAatggtaaattatataaatttttcatattttaatatataaatataacattttattttatttttatgttattttaaaaaatttaaaattgttgctAATTAATTCATTGTTTTTTTTGTGCCCTAATAATACACAGCTTAACTCTTGCAACGGTTTTTACTGTGACCAATTTTATCCTAATAGCCAAAACAAGCCTAAGATGTGGACTGAGAATTGGACTGGCTGGTAACAATAATTTCttgacttatttttttatttggtatttTCGTTCATAATTTTGTGTTAGGTCAATTAAtttggaaaattaaattattatttaatgctTGAAATTATTAGGTTTAAGAACTGGGGAGGACAAATTCCACATAGAACTGCAGAGGATGTTGCTTTTGCTGTGGCAAGGTTTTTCCAATATGGTGGAACATACCAAAACTACTATatggtaattattattattaattgtttttttttatcttgattaatgctttaatttaatcaatttataATCTATTTATTGTTTACAGTACCATGGAGGTACCAATTTTGGAAGAACTTCAGGAGGCCCATATATCACTACTTCATATGACTATGATGCTCCTTTGGATGAATATGGTAAGCATTTATAAgacattattaattaataattaatttccctgtttattattatatattaattttttttatatttgcttCTTTAGGTAATTTGAATCAACCTAAGTGGGGTCATCTTAAGAAACTTCATGAAGTTCTGAAATCAATTGAGGATGTTCTTGTTAATGGTCACCGGAGAGATGTTGAATATGGTAACATGGTCACGGTaagattttactttttattatttttgttagataatattttttttattaaaagttacattaattaattaattaattaattacttaattttgatttgtttaTGACAGGCCACAATTTATAGCCATGGTGGAAAATCAGCTTGCTTCCTTGGCAATGCAAATAATTCATATGATGCTTCAATTAATTTCCAGAACAATCAATATAATGTTCCAGCTTGGTCTGTGTCTATTCTTCCAGATTGCTCTAATGAAGCTTATAGCACTGCCAAGGTAATTAATCAatcattatttttatgatttgattaaaaatttaaaagaacaattctttaattagttattatgaaTATCTTCAGGTGAATGTTCAAACATCCGTAATGGTGATGAAGGAGAATGAAGCTGCAGATAATGATGATGAATCTTATAATTTGAAATGGCAATGGAGACATGAACCTTTTGAACaaatgaaaaatggaaagatTCTTGGTAATGTTGCCCTAAGTGCTCCTCAGCTTTTGGATCAAAAGGTTGTCACAAATGGTACCACTGATTACTTGTGGTACATTACCaggtaattaataataatttctctttaattatatatatatatatggttgcTAATTTGCTATACTTAgtgttaataattttgtttaacaAAATGTTTTATTCCTCAGTGTTAACGTTGATGATAATATTTGGACCAAGAAGGATGTTCAGCTCAGAATCAATACCAATGGTCACATACTTCATGCATTTGTTAATGGAAAACATGCAGGTaattttcattaattaattatttaattattgttattattgtcaCACTAATcattctttaattaattaatttgtgaaTGTCTCACATTATCAGGTTCCCAATATGCTAAAAATGGACAATACCAATTCTCTTTTGAAACCAACGTCACATTGAAGGCTGGGACCAATGAGATTTCTCTCCTTAGTGCCACAGTTGGCTTACCAGTAAGTTAATTACATTGTTAATGCTTAATAAtaatggttatttttattattaacaataattaattaattaattaattaatctcttttatgtgtATAGAATTATGGTGCATACTTTGACAATGTGGAAGTGGGTGTTGGTGGTCCAATTCACTTGGTAACACACGATGAAAGTGGTGATGAGGTGGTGAAGAACATCACAAATAATGTGTGGAACTACAAAATTGGATTGCATGGTGAAAATGCCAAACATTATGAGATGAAAATGTCAAACATTATGAGAAGAACAGTCTTGGTTGGCTCAAAACAGGTCTCCCAACAGATAGGATTTTCACTTGGTACAAGGTAATCATTATTTACACACTTAattacttattatttttttatatcttattatttatctaatgatacattttattttattttatttcagacaAAATTCAATAGTCCAGTTGGAAATGATCCAGTAGCGGTGGATTTGAGTGGTTTAGGAAAGGGTCAAGCTTGGGTTAATGGCAACAACATTGGTAGGTATTGGCCAACTTATCTTGCTGATGATAATGGTTGTTCTTCAACTTGTGACTTCCGTGGTGCATATACTTCTAGCAAATGTGCTACGGGTTGTGGAAAGCCTACTCAACaatggtaattaattatttttaattaaatttaatattttttattttcatcatgtaagattatttaattaatttaatttgtaggTATCATATTCCAAGATCATTCCTTAAtgatgaagaagagaatgagTTGGTATTGTTTGAAGAGATGGGAGGACATCCATTTAACATAAAATTTGCCACAGTGACAATTGGAAATATCTGTGCCAATGCTTATGAAGGCAACACTTTGGAACTTAGCTGCCATGAGAATCAAGTCATTTCTGAATTCAAATTTGTAAGCTTTGGTCAACCACAAGGTCAATGTGGATCATTTACTAAATCCAAATGTGAAGCTCCTAATACTTTGCAACACTTGAAGAAGAAATGTCTTGGTAAATCTAAGTGTTCTGTTCATGTTTCTGAGAAAAATTTGGGAGCCACTGGTTGCAAGGTTGAACAGAATAGACTTGCAGTTGAAGCTATTTGCACTATCCCAGTCAATTATTATGCAAAGAAGAAATAGATTTTTaacttaggatttttttttaatgtttggtagtttagtatctTAAGAGTTTATGATTCTTACATCACCTTGATGTAAGTATCATAGattaataattgaataatattatttcttatgatttaataaataaaattatctttattatatattttttgttgtctttatatttttaatttgttataaatttagaataatatttataagtttgttttatgtatattttttaattttaataactaagaaaataataaaaaaaataattatttatagtcacacgaatattaaaaatattcagtatatgaataatattatcaatattttattattctaattaataaaaaatattaattaatctcTCAACGAATCtgtcaactaaaataaaaatatataaactgaaggcaattatttaaaaatctttCTAAGACCttgactttaaaaaaaattataataacccTTAGCTTAAAAGAATAACCACCTTAAGATTAGGATAATGTTTAACCGTCATCTTcgtattaaaatttaaagtttctGTGTTTAACCACCTTACACAATTTCTGTTAgggtttttgtttctttcttcttttgtttgatCCCAATTACGCTTCCTCTGATCTGAAAGATGCTCGCTTTTACCCCAAATTCTCATTTACATAGCACCACGAATCTACGCTAGCTCCGAATTCATCGTTCGAGATTCGGTTCTTCATCAAAGCCATGGCAGTGGAGAGTTCACAGGATTTGTTGAAGAAGCTCGAGTACTTGTCTCTCGTTTCGAAGGTTTGCACAGAAATGGAATCTCACACCGGAAACGCTGATAAGGTACTTGCTGAGTTCATCACCGAGTTGGGTCGAACTTCCGAGAACGTCGAAGAATTCGATGCGAAACTGAAGGAGAACGGTGCCGAGTTGCCCGATTATTTTGTCCGTACACTTCTCAAGATAATCCACGCTATTCTCCCTCCGAAGAAGGGTTCCGACAACGGCGACAGCAAGGGTTCGAAGCGGGACGGTGGTGATTCCAAGGGGAAGTTCAAGGCACAGGCTATTGTGGATGATAGGGACAGGGTTAAGGAGCTGCAGAAGGAGATTCAAGCTGAAGCCAAAGAAGAACAAGGTGGTGACAGAGACAGAGAGATAAACGGTGAAGATGGGGACAGAGAAACAGACAGAGGTAGAAGGGAAAGAATTAGCAGAAGGGACAGGTATGATAAATATGATAGAGATGAAAGGTATAGTGATAGAGATAGGAGTAGAAATATAGATatagatagagatagagatagagataaagatagagattaTGATGATGAAAGAAAGGATTCTAGGAGAAGGGGAAGGGATAGAGATATTGATAGTGATAGTGGTAGCGATAATGATAAGGATAGATATGAGAGGCGGAGGTTAGATGGGTAT
This portion of the Arachis duranensis cultivar V14167 chromosome 6, aradu.V14167.gnm2.J7QH, whole genome shotgun sequence genome encodes:
- the LOC107493204 gene encoding LOW QUALITY PROTEIN: beta-galactosidase 15-like (The sequence of the model RefSeq protein was modified relative to this genomic sequence to represent the inferred CDS: deleted 2 bases in 1 codon), with protein sequence MASYAAFLLLCMAFMSFTIEAMNVSYDGRAITFNGKRKILFSGSIHYPRSTAEMWPSLIKKAKEGGLDVIETYVFWNSHEPHYRQYDFTGNLDLVRFIKTVQNEGLKAMLRIGPYVCAEWNYGGFPVWLHNIPGIEFRTNNAQFEHEMKNFTTLIVDMMNHEKLFASQGGPIILAQIENEYGNIMSSYGDDGKKYVDWCANLAQSYQVGIPWVMCQQDDAPDPMLNSCNGFYCDQFYPNSQNKPKMWTENWTGWFKNWGGQIPHRTAEDVAFAVARFFQYGGTYQNYYMYHGGTNFGRTSGGPYITTSYDYDAPLDEYGNLNQPKWGHLKKLHEVLKSIEDVLVNGHRRDVEYGNMVTATIYSHGGKSACFLGNANNSYDASINFQNNQYNVPAWSVSILPDCSNEAYSTAKVNVQTSVMVMKENEAADNDDESYNLKWQWRHEPFEQMKNGKILGNVALSAPQLLDQKVVTNGTTDYLWYITSVNVDDNIWTKKDVQLRINTNGHILHAFVNGKHAGSQYAKNGQYQFSFETNVTLKAGTNEISLLSATVGLPNYGAYFDNVEVGVGGPIHLVTHDESGDEVVKNITNNVWNYKIGLHGENAKHYEMKMSNYEKNSLGWLKTGLPTDRIFTWYKTKFNSPVGNDPVAVDLSGLGKGQAWVNGNNIGRYWPTYLADDNGCSSTCDFRGAYTSSKCATGCGKPTQQWYHIPRSFLNDEEENELVLFEEMGGHPFNIKFATVTIGNICANAYEGNTLELSCHENQVISEFKFVSFGQPQGQCGSFTKSKCEAPNTLQHLKKKCLGKSKCSVHVSEKNLGATGCKVEQNRLAVEAICTIPVNYYAKKK